Proteins co-encoded in one Polynucleobacter sp. MG-6-Vaara-E2 genomic window:
- the rnhB gene encoding ribonuclease HII, which yields MSLVWICGVDEAGRGPLVGSVVAGAVVLDPHNPIEGLKDSKKLTPAKREFLYEQIMEKAKAWGVGEASPVEIDQINILQATMLAMRRAIEDLTTRLGCWPNKALIDGNRCPELPISAEAIIKGDAKEPAISAASILAKVTRDRQMQLLHERHPEYGFAQHMGYPTQAHFAALQKFGACSEHRKSFAPVRKVLEAIAG from the coding sequence ATGAGTTTGGTTTGGATCTGTGGAGTAGATGAAGCAGGTCGTGGTCCCCTAGTTGGTTCAGTCGTTGCTGGTGCGGTAGTACTCGATCCGCATAATCCTATTGAGGGTTTAAAAGACTCCAAAAAGTTGACGCCAGCAAAGCGTGAGTTCTTGTATGAACAAATCATGGAAAAAGCAAAAGCGTGGGGTGTGGGCGAAGCTAGTCCTGTCGAGATTGATCAGATCAATATATTACAAGCAACCATGTTAGCGATGCGACGTGCTATTGAGGATTTAACGACTCGATTAGGATGCTGGCCAAATAAGGCTTTGATCGATGGCAACCGTTGTCCAGAGTTACCAATTTCTGCCGAAGCGATTATCAAAGGCGATGCGAAAGAGCCGGCAATTTCAGCGGCTTCTATCTTGGCCAAAGTAACGCGCGATCGTCAAATGCAACTTCTGCATGAGCGTCATCCAGAATATGGTTTTGCTCAGCATATGGGATACCCGACTCAGGCGCATTTTGCCGCCCTTCAGAAATTCGGTGCTTGCTCTGAACATCGCAAAAGTTTTGCGCCTGTTCGTAAAGTCCTGGAAGCAATTGCTGGGTAA
- the lpxD gene encoding UDP-3-O-(3-hydroxymyristoyl)glucosamine N-acyltransferase, producing the protein MPTAIELAEQFQASLMGEASSAFIGLAPLESARQDQISFLSNPLYRQQASESHAGALIVSKADFDFLQEIKGPTPSKRVYFVSKNPYATFARMAQYFAKQSAPAYAAGIHPSAAIDPSAVIPDSCHIGPFVQIEAGVRLGERVSILGNTSIARNSVIASDTLIYPSVSIYQGTQIGERCIIHSGAVIGADGFGFAPDFSSKGEEWVKIPQTGNVVIGNDVEIGASTTIDRGAMSDTVIGSGTKIDNQVQIAHNVVVGACCVIAGCAAISGSTKIGNFCIIGGAANFAGHLTIADRTTVSGNTSIIRSITEPGQHFTGVYPSMPHSAWEKNAAILRGLDKIRQRLRLLDNNKNSES; encoded by the coding sequence ATGCCTACCGCCATTGAGCTGGCCGAACAGTTTCAAGCAAGCTTGATGGGGGAGGCCTCTAGTGCCTTTATTGGGTTAGCCCCACTTGAATCTGCACGACAGGATCAAATCTCTTTCCTGTCAAATCCTTTATATCGTCAGCAGGCTTCTGAGAGTCATGCGGGGGCCTTAATTGTCAGCAAAGCAGACTTTGATTTCTTGCAAGAAATCAAAGGACCTACTCCGAGTAAGCGCGTTTATTTCGTATCCAAAAATCCTTATGCAACGTTTGCAAGAATGGCGCAATATTTTGCAAAGCAAAGTGCGCCAGCATATGCCGCTGGAATTCATCCTAGTGCTGCGATAGATCCTTCGGCGGTCATCCCGGATTCGTGTCATATTGGACCGTTTGTGCAGATTGAGGCGGGCGTAAGGCTTGGTGAGCGAGTTTCTATTCTAGGTAATACAAGCATTGCTAGAAATAGCGTAATTGCTAGTGATACTCTAATTTATCCATCTGTATCGATTTATCAAGGCACTCAAATTGGTGAGCGATGCATTATTCATAGCGGCGCCGTCATTGGTGCTGATGGCTTTGGATTTGCCCCTGATTTTTCATCTAAAGGCGAAGAGTGGGTCAAAATCCCACAAACAGGTAATGTTGTCATTGGTAATGACGTTGAAATTGGCGCATCAACTACGATCGATCGAGGCGCAATGAGTGATACCGTGATTGGCTCTGGAACCAAAATTGATAATCAGGTTCAGATTGCTCACAATGTAGTTGTTGGTGCTTGCTGCGTTATTGCGGGCTGCGCTGCAATCTCTGGCAGCACAAAAATCGGTAACTTCTGCATTATTGGCGGGGCGGCGAACTTTGCCGGCCATCTGACCATTGCTGATCGAACAACAGTTTCAGGCAATACTTCCATTATTCGTTCTATTACCGAGCCAGGACAGCATTTCACAGGGGTTTATCCCTCCATGCCCCATAGTGCTTGGGAGAAAAATGCAGCGATTTTGCGTGGCCTAGATAAAATACGTCAACGTTTACGTTTATTAGATAACAATAAGAATTCTGAGTCTTAA
- a CDS encoding OmpH family outer membrane protein, producing MKSQFLKWIQVGLIAATFFTLPAQAFAQDAGTRVAVVNSEKVFNESNLAKAMQTRLQTEFTKRQNELRDNAQKIQAAAEKLDKDGAIMNEAERVRRQRDLADQDRELQRKQREFTEDLNQRTFEERAKIAEKANLVLRQIAEQRKLDIIVQEAAFVNPKSDITDDVIKALNSQK from the coding sequence ATGAAGTCTCAATTTTTAAAATGGATTCAAGTCGGCTTAATTGCCGCTACATTTTTTACTCTTCCCGCGCAAGCGTTTGCGCAAGATGCGGGTACTCGCGTAGCAGTGGTTAACTCCGAAAAAGTGTTTAATGAGTCAAATTTAGCTAAGGCGATGCAAACTCGCTTACAAACCGAATTCACTAAACGCCAAAATGAATTGCGTGATAATGCCCAAAAAATTCAGGCGGCTGCTGAAAAGCTTGATAAAGATGGTGCGATTATGAATGAAGCGGAGCGTGTACGTCGTCAACGCGATTTGGCTGATCAGGACCGTGAGTTGCAACGCAAGCAACGTGAATTTACTGAAGATCTAAATCAACGTACATTTGAAGAGCGTGCAAAGATCGCTGAAAAAGCAAACTTGGTTTTGCGCCAAATTGCTGAGCAAAGAAAATTAGACATCATTGTTCAAGAAGCGGCTTTTGTTAATCCAAAGTCTGACATCACCGATGATGTCATCAAGGCTTTAAATAGCCAAAAATAA
- a CDS encoding pyruvate, water dikinase regulatory protein: MSTETRIVFIVSDGTGITAENFSQSILAQFEASFKHIRVPFVDSVDKAHEAVSSINQAASKYGVQPIVFTTLVNSELNSIVAKANGLILDMFQTFVAPLEAALGMKSTHAMNRLHHNADTEAYKNRIEAINYSLAHDDGQSNQNLAEADVILVGISRVGKTPTSLYLAMQYGLKAANYPLIPEDFERGQLPKDLVPHRQKIFGLMIDAERLSEIRNERRPGSNYAKLENCRYEINEATAMMKKQSIPWVLTTSKSIEEIATTVLQAIKSDKTILG, translated from the coding sequence ATGTCTACAGAAACCCGCATTGTTTTTATCGTCTCAGACGGCACTGGTATTACCGCCGAGAACTTTAGCCAGTCGATTTTGGCCCAATTTGAAGCCTCCTTTAAGCACATTCGCGTCCCCTTTGTGGATAGCGTAGATAAAGCCCATGAAGCCGTCAGCAGCATCAACCAAGCGGCAAGTAAATACGGGGTTCAGCCCATTGTCTTCACCACTTTGGTGAATTCCGAACTGAACTCTATCGTCGCCAAGGCCAATGGTCTGATTCTGGACATGTTCCAAACCTTCGTTGCTCCTCTAGAAGCTGCGCTGGGAATGAAATCTACCCATGCCATGAATCGCCTCCATCACAATGCTGATACTGAGGCCTACAAGAATCGAATTGAGGCGATCAACTACTCGCTAGCCCATGATGATGGGCAATCTAACCAGAACTTAGCCGAGGCAGATGTCATCTTGGTAGGTATTTCCAGGGTTGGTAAGACCCCTACCAGCCTTTACCTTGCTATGCAATACGGCTTAAAGGCAGCTAACTACCCTTTAATACCCGAAGACTTCGAACGTGGACAACTCCCTAAAGATTTGGTGCCTCACCGTCAAAAGATTTTTGGCCTGATGATCGATGCCGAGCGTTTATCTGAGATCAGAAATGAACGTCGACCTGGCAGCAACTATGCCAAACTGGAGAATTGTCGCTATGAAATTAATGAAGCAACCGCAATGATGAAAAAGCAATCGATCCCTTGGGTATTAACCACCAGCAAGTCTATTGAAGAAATTGCGACAACCGTTTTACAGGCTATTAAGTCGGATAAAACGATCTTAGGTTAG
- a CDS encoding proteasome-type protease, producing MTYCVGLCLKDGLVFLSDTRTNAGVDQIGTFRKMTLFQKDKDRFFTLMSAGNLAITQAVKEILLQGQLLDGKNLWNVENAHDAAVVVGNAIKQVYERDHKALEKAGIDFNCNLIFGGQVKGESPRLFNIYSAGNFIEATPETCYFQIGESKYGKPILDRVVNFSTPLNLATKCALISMDSTLNSNISVGLPLDLLVYEKNSFKASKLVTLDESNPYFQMIHRLWGEKLRAAFNSIAEPSWSGANKSSSISEPAKKMGAVPIHRQPARKPSSKVAKPVTQTRKKVSVKKKA from the coding sequence ATGACGTATTGCGTTGGGCTTTGCCTGAAAGATGGTCTAGTATTTTTGTCGGATACCCGAACGAATGCCGGAGTAGATCAAATCGGCACTTTCAGAAAAATGACTCTGTTTCAAAAAGATAAGGATCGTTTTTTCACGCTCATGAGTGCTGGCAATCTTGCCATTACCCAAGCCGTCAAAGAAATTTTGTTGCAAGGCCAACTTCTGGATGGCAAAAATCTATGGAATGTTGAGAATGCACATGATGCAGCAGTAGTTGTAGGTAATGCCATTAAGCAAGTTTACGAACGAGATCATAAAGCCCTTGAAAAGGCTGGCATTGACTTCAACTGCAACCTGATTTTTGGTGGTCAGGTAAAAGGGGAAAGTCCGCGCCTCTTTAATATTTACTCTGCCGGTAACTTTATTGAAGCAACCCCAGAGACTTGCTATTTTCAAATAGGTGAATCTAAGTATGGCAAACCTATTCTGGATCGCGTGGTGAATTTTTCTACGCCACTAAACCTTGCCACGAAGTGCGCTCTCATCTCTATGGACTCCACACTCAACAGTAATATTTCTGTTGGCCTCCCGTTAGACCTATTGGTTTATGAGAAAAACTCCTTTAAGGCTAGCAAGCTAGTGACCCTAGATGAGTCCAATCCCTACTTCCAGATGATTCATCGTCTTTGGGGTGAAAAACTCAGAGCGGCCTTTAACTCAATTGCTGAACCAAGCTGGAGTGGTGCCAATAAATCAAGCTCAATATCAGAGCCAGCAAAAAAAATGGGGGCTGTTCCTATACATCGACAACCTGCTAGAAAGCCTTCTAGCAAAGTAGCTAAGCCCGTAACTCAAACTCGAAAAAAAGTTTCTGTTAAGAAAAAAGCCTAG
- a CDS encoding RNA methyltransferase, whose protein sequence is MNFELITSKENPLFKEIRLLQAAGAKGQKARLAGGHALLEGIHLIQTWVGDPALKTILTSDLGLKNAEIAEAVYAHIEICPDTKVYQLDGVLWSLLSDLVNAPHIGGLLDLPKSCLVSPQSIATLEGDVIILDRVQDAGNVGSILRSAAAAGFTKVLALSGCAHLWSSKVLRAGMGAHRLLDLYEGWSTQQVLSAVTAPMLATTADAECDLYQLKNDLLHPVAWVMGSEGQGVSEEILAQAKSVSIPIDSRVESLNVSTAAAICLFETVRVRRS, encoded by the coding sequence ATGAACTTTGAACTTATCACCTCAAAAGAGAATCCATTATTCAAAGAAATTCGACTCTTACAAGCTGCAGGTGCAAAGGGTCAAAAGGCGAGATTAGCAGGCGGACATGCTTTGCTCGAAGGCATCCATCTCATACAAACTTGGGTAGGTGATCCTGCTCTTAAGACAATATTGACCTCAGATCTGGGGCTCAAGAATGCTGAAATTGCTGAAGCGGTTTATGCGCATATTGAGATCTGCCCTGATACCAAGGTGTATCAATTGGATGGTGTCTTATGGAGTTTGCTGAGTGATTTGGTTAATGCGCCCCATATTGGAGGGTTATTGGACCTGCCTAAATCCTGCCTTGTTTCACCACAGTCGATAGCAACGCTTGAGGGCGATGTCATTATTTTGGATCGCGTGCAAGATGCGGGCAATGTGGGCTCTATCTTGCGTAGCGCTGCGGCAGCGGGTTTTACGAAAGTGCTGGCTTTATCGGGATGCGCCCATTTATGGTCTAGCAAGGTCTTGCGTGCCGGTATGGGCGCACATCGTCTATTGGATCTTTATGAGGGATGGTCGACCCAGCAAGTTTTGAGTGCGGTAACGGCGCCAATGTTGGCCACTACAGCAGATGCTGAATGTGACCTCTATCAATTAAAAAACGACTTATTGCATCCGGTAGCCTGGGTGATGGGCAGTGAAGGTCAAGGCGTTTCGGAGGAGATCTTGGCCCAAGCGAAGAGTGTATCGATTCCAATTGATTCTAGAGTGGAATCGCTTAACGTCTCTACGGCTGCAGCAATTTGTCTATTTGAGACGGTGCGCGTAAGACGTAGTTAG
- the fabZ gene encoding 3-hydroxyacyl-ACP dehydratase FabZ codes for MSTPIAIDINKILQLLPHRYPFLLVDRVLEITPRETITALKNVTMNEPFFQGHFPDFPVMPGVLIIEALAQTAALLTFSEERAEDAIYYFAGIDGARFKKPVLPGDQLIMTAKLERGRAGIYKFAVQATVDGEIAAEANITCAVRTKGV; via the coding sequence ATGAGCACTCCAATTGCGATCGATATCAATAAGATTCTCCAGTTGCTGCCACATCGCTATCCTTTTTTATTGGTTGATCGCGTATTGGAAATTACTCCACGCGAAACCATTACTGCGCTTAAAAACGTGACTATGAATGAGCCTTTCTTTCAGGGGCACTTTCCTGATTTTCCGGTAATGCCAGGTGTATTGATTATTGAAGCTTTGGCGCAAACAGCCGCGTTACTCACTTTTTCTGAGGAGCGAGCTGAAGATGCTATTTACTACTTTGCAGGTATTGATGGCGCACGCTTTAAAAAGCCAGTTCTGCCTGGTGATCAGTTGATCATGACTGCAAAGTTAGAGCGTGGGCGCGCTGGCATCTATAAGTTTGCCGTACAAGCAACGGTCGATGGTGAAATCGCTGCCGAGGCAAATATTACTTGTGCGGTTCGTACGAAAGGCGTGTAA
- the ppsA gene encoding phosphoenolpyruvate synthase: MSNQQQQNSSVADAYVLPFEQLRMTDVESVGGKNASLGEMISQLASTGVRVPTGFATTALAFRDFLKHNNLTERIQKRLEGLNIDDVRALAQAGAEIRQWIETAPFQPKLEEEIRKAFATLDDSGKGSFAVRSSATAEDLPDASFAGQQETFLNVEGIEDVLKKIREVFASLYNDRAISYRVHKGFAHAEVALSAGIQRMVRSDLGAAGVMFTLDTESGFEDVVFITSSYGLGETVVQGAVNPDEFYVFKTTLAQGKKAIIRRALGSKLIQMQFAPKGSAEKVQTVDVTPEKRNRFSLEDADITELAKYAVIIEKHYGRPMDIEWGKDGQDGRIYILQARPETVKSQAAGQVEMRYKLKGSSKVLAKGRAIGQKIGAGPVRIIRDPSEMDRVQPGDVLVADMTDPNWEPVMKRASAIVTNRGGRTCHAAIIARELGVPAVVGCGDATEQLQDGMVVTVSCAEGDEGHIYDGLIETEVTEVSRGVLPEIPVKITMNIGNPQLAFDFCQIPNAGVGLARLEFIINNYIGVHPRAVLEYPNIDPDLKRAVESVARGYASPRQFYEDKLVEGVATIAAAFYPKPVIVRLSDFKSNEYKKLIGGSRYEPDEENPMLGFRGASRYVSEEFGEAFALECSAMKRVREDMGLDNVEIMVPFVRTIPQAQRVIAMMEKFGLKRGVNGLRLIMMCEIPSNAILADQFLEYFDGFSIGSNDMTQLTLGLDRDSGMELLAIDFDERDPAVEFMIARSIDACRKQNKYVGICGQGPSDHPDFARWLVEKGITSISLNPDSVVETWEMLGKSLKA, translated from the coding sequence ATGTCCAACCAACAGCAACAAAATAGCAGTGTGGCAGATGCCTATGTATTGCCTTTTGAGCAACTTCGCATGACAGATGTGGAATCCGTCGGCGGTAAGAATGCTTCCTTAGGTGAGATGATTTCTCAGTTAGCCTCAACTGGGGTTCGTGTTCCAACTGGTTTTGCAACAACTGCACTAGCATTTCGTGACTTCTTAAAGCATAACAATCTGACTGAGCGTATTCAAAAGCGTTTGGAAGGTCTCAACATTGATGATGTCCGCGCCTTGGCCCAAGCTGGTGCTGAGATTCGTCAGTGGATTGAAACAGCCCCATTTCAGCCAAAGCTTGAAGAAGAGATTCGTAAAGCTTTTGCAACTTTGGATGATTCTGGCAAAGGATCCTTTGCTGTGCGTTCATCTGCTACTGCAGAAGACCTCCCAGATGCTTCTTTTGCTGGTCAGCAAGAGACTTTCTTGAACGTTGAAGGCATCGAAGATGTTCTCAAGAAGATCCGTGAAGTATTTGCCTCCCTATATAACGATCGTGCAATCTCTTATCGGGTACACAAGGGCTTTGCCCACGCAGAAGTAGCCTTATCTGCTGGTATTCAGCGTATGGTGCGCTCTGACCTCGGCGCTGCTGGCGTGATGTTTACTTTGGATACTGAGTCTGGTTTTGAGGATGTTGTATTCATCACCTCAAGCTACGGCTTAGGTGAGACTGTTGTGCAGGGCGCGGTGAACCCAGATGAGTTTTATGTCTTTAAGACAACGCTGGCTCAAGGTAAAAAAGCGATCATTCGTCGTGCACTTGGTTCAAAATTAATTCAGATGCAATTTGCACCTAAAGGTTCTGCTGAGAAAGTGCAAACGGTTGATGTCACTCCAGAGAAGCGTAATCGTTTCTCATTAGAAGACGCTGATATCACTGAGTTAGCTAAGTACGCTGTCATTATTGAGAAACACTACGGCCGCCCAATGGACATTGAGTGGGGTAAAGACGGTCAAGATGGTCGCATCTATATTCTTCAAGCGCGCCCCGAGACCGTGAAGAGTCAAGCTGCTGGTCAAGTTGAGATGCGTTACAAGCTCAAAGGAAGCTCAAAGGTTTTGGCAAAAGGTCGCGCCATTGGTCAGAAGATTGGTGCGGGCCCTGTTCGCATCATTCGTGATCCAAGCGAGATGGACCGTGTTCAGCCAGGCGATGTGTTAGTTGCAGACATGACTGATCCAAACTGGGAGCCGGTGATGAAGCGTGCTTCAGCGATTGTGACTAATCGTGGTGGTCGCACTTGTCACGCGGCGATTATTGCTCGTGAGTTAGGTGTTCCTGCAGTTGTTGGTTGCGGTGATGCTACTGAACAACTCCAGGATGGTATGGTGGTGACGGTCTCTTGCGCAGAAGGTGATGAAGGTCATATCTATGATGGCTTGATCGAGACAGAGGTAACTGAAGTTTCTCGCGGTGTATTGCCTGAGATTCCAGTGAAGATCACCATGAACATTGGTAATCCTCAGTTGGCATTTGATTTCTGTCAAATTCCAAATGCGGGTGTCGGCTTAGCCCGTCTCGAGTTCATCATCAATAACTATATCGGCGTGCATCCACGCGCTGTTCTTGAGTATCCAAATATTGATCCTGATCTTAAACGCGCAGTAGAAAGTGTTGCTCGTGGATATGCCAGCCCACGTCAGTTCTATGAAGATAAATTAGTTGAAGGCGTGGCAACAATTGCTGCAGCTTTCTATCCAAAGCCAGTCATTGTGCGTTTGTCTGACTTCAAATCAAACGAATACAAGAAGCTCATTGGCGGTTCACGTTATGAGCCGGATGAAGAAAATCCAATGTTAGGATTCCGTGGTGCATCCCGTTACGTTTCTGAAGAGTTTGGCGAAGCTTTTGCCTTAGAGTGCTCTGCAATGAAGCGTGTTCGGGAGGATATGGGATTAGATAACGTAGAGATTATGGTTCCGTTTGTGCGGACTATTCCTCAAGCTCAACGCGTCATTGCGATGATGGAGAAGTTTGGTCTCAAGCGTGGCGTGAATGGCCTTCGTTTGATTATGATGTGTGAAATTCCATCAAATGCCATTCTGGCGGATCAATTCCTTGAGTACTTTGATGGCTTCTCTATCGGCTCAAACGATATGACACAACTGACCTTGGGATTAGATCGTGATTCCGGTATGGAATTATTAGCAATTGACTTTGACGAGCGTGATCCGGCAGTTGAGTTCATGATTGCTCGCTCAATCGATGCCTGCCGCAAACAAAATAAATATGTCGGTATTTGCGGCCAGGGGCCTTCAGATCATCCAGATTTCGCGCGTTGGTTAGTAGAGAAGGGCATTACTTCCATCTCTCTGAATCCAGATAGCGTAGTTGAAACTTGGGAAATGTTAGGTAAGAGTTTGAAGGCTTAA
- the lpxA gene encoding acyl-ACP--UDP-N-acetylglucosamine O-acyltransferase: MTQIHASAVVDSKAELASDVEVGPYSVIGPNVKIGSGTKVGSHTVIEGYTTIGVGNNFAHFAAIGGPPQDMKYRGEPTQLIIGDRNTIREFTTIHTGTSQDEGITRIGNDNWIMAYVHIAHDCQVGNHTIFSSNAQIAGHVQVDDWAIMGGMSGVHQFVRIGQHAMLGGASALVQDIPPFVIAAGDKASPHGINVEGLKRRGFSSETISALRQAYKVLYKDGLSFEEAKVEIQKMVVANTADQATAEKLAQFHDFIAASTRGIIR, translated from the coding sequence ATGACTCAGATTCATGCATCTGCTGTAGTAGATAGCAAAGCTGAGCTCGCTAGCGATGTTGAGGTTGGCCCATATTCAGTAATTGGACCCAATGTCAAAATTGGTTCAGGGACTAAAGTAGGTTCACATACTGTAATCGAGGGTTACACCACCATTGGTGTAGGGAATAACTTTGCTCACTTTGCTGCAATTGGCGGACCCCCGCAGGATATGAAATACCGTGGTGAGCCAACGCAACTTATTATTGGTGACCGCAATACTATTCGTGAATTCACAACGATTCATACGGGTACCTCTCAAGATGAAGGTATCACTCGTATTGGTAATGACAATTGGATCATGGCCTACGTCCATATTGCACACGATTGCCAAGTTGGAAATCACACAATTTTCTCAAGTAATGCACAAATTGCAGGTCATGTACAGGTAGATGATTGGGCGATTATGGGTGGTATGTCTGGCGTGCATCAATTTGTACGCATTGGTCAGCATGCCATGCTTGGCGGTGCGTCAGCTTTGGTACAAGATATTCCACCATTTGTGATTGCGGCTGGTGATAAAGCCTCGCCTCACGGTATTAACGTAGAGGGATTAAAGCGTCGTGGTTTTTCAAGTGAAACCATCTCGGCTTTGCGTCAGGCTTACAAAGTCCTCTATAAGGATGGTTTAAGTTTTGAAGAAGCTAAAGTCGAGATTCAGAAGATGGTTGTGGCAAATACTGCCGACCAAGCGACTGCTGAAAAACTGGCCCAGTTCCATGACTTTATTGCCGCATCTACTCGCGGCATCATTCGTTAA
- the lpxB gene encoding lipid-A-disaccharide synthase, whose amino-acid sequence MPKLACVAGEPSGDLLAAPVLSALNQIPDMAGLQVYGIGGPRMQAEGLSSNWPMDTLSVRGYVEAIKQLPAILKMRKELIAHLLGDGRPDVFLGIDAPDFNLGVEIQLRKAGIPTLHFVSPSIWAWRAGRIKKIAQAVDRMLCIFPFETEIYDRAGVPSTYVGHPLASEIPLEPNPKQAREKIANTLHLSTNVFDSLVIAVLPGSRGSEIELIAPVFFETMQLLASRLKGQKLNFLIPVATPKLREPLEQLLLQTKNNHPDIQIHLLDGMADEVLEAADVVLIASGTATLQAALWKKPMVISYKVPWLTAQIMKRQGYLPYVGLPNILCGEFVVPELLQDDATAEKLLNALQDWLDNPIKVAKLKERFVQMHETLRRPTGLLVAQAVAQTIKHTQKQRAGS is encoded by the coding sequence TTGCCAAAGTTAGCTTGTGTAGCTGGCGAACCCTCTGGTGACTTACTCGCGGCACCAGTCCTTAGCGCATTAAATCAAATTCCAGATATGGCTGGCCTTCAGGTCTATGGCATTGGTGGCCCTCGCATGCAGGCGGAAGGCTTAAGCTCTAACTGGCCGATGGATACATTGAGTGTTCGCGGTTATGTTGAGGCAATTAAACAGCTTCCTGCCATTCTGAAAATGCGTAAAGAGTTGATTGCTCACCTCTTGGGCGATGGTCGCCCAGATGTTTTTTTGGGAATCGATGCTCCGGACTTTAATCTAGGGGTTGAGATTCAATTACGTAAGGCTGGTATTCCTACTCTGCATTTTGTATCCCCATCCATTTGGGCTTGGAGAGCGGGGCGGATTAAAAAGATCGCGCAAGCAGTGGATCGTATGCTCTGCATCTTTCCTTTTGAAACAGAAATTTATGATCGTGCGGGCGTACCTTCTACTTACGTTGGCCATCCTCTTGCTAGCGAGATTCCGCTTGAGCCAAATCCAAAGCAAGCCCGTGAAAAGATTGCTAACACATTACATCTTTCGACCAATGTATTTGATAGTCTTGTGATTGCTGTATTGCCTGGTAGCCGAGGCTCTGAGATTGAGTTGATTGCCCCCGTCTTTTTTGAAACAATGCAGTTGCTTGCCAGTAGGTTAAAGGGGCAGAAGCTTAATTTCTTGATTCCGGTAGCAACACCAAAATTACGAGAGCCACTTGAACAGTTGCTACTTCAAACAAAAAATAATCATCCCGATATTCAGATACATTTACTAGATGGTATGGCAGATGAAGTGCTTGAGGCAGCGGATGTGGTTCTGATAGCTAGTGGGACAGCAACATTGCAAGCAGCTTTATGGAAAAAGCCTATGGTTATTTCGTATAAAGTACCTTGGTTGACGGCGCAGATTATGAAGCGTCAAGGGTATTTGCCTTACGTAGGTTTACCAAATATCCTCTGTGGCGAGTTTGTAGTTCCGGAGCTCTTGCAAGATGATGCTACTGCAGAAAAGTTATTAAATGCCTTGCAAGATTGGCTGGATAATCCAATCAAAGTAGCAAAGCTGAAAGAGCGTTTTGTGCAAATGCATGAAACTTTGCGGCGCCCTACAGGTTTATTGGTAGCTCAAGCAGTTGCACAAACGATTAAACATACCCAAAAACAGCGAGCAGGATCATGA
- a CDS encoding transglutaminase family protein, which translates to MHLKIRHRTEYRYETPVRYSIQELRLTPPNVAGQQVDKWRVSTPIKASNSIDTFGNACSVFVQESPYTSMMIEAEGEVHTRDAFEVRDELNAVSPYYLLQQTSLTEPTDEMLEYFSYSLPKKNTVDQIIKLAEAVQGLIVYTPGQTNFATTAAQSFAMKSGVCQDHSHIMLSLCRASGIPARYVSGYFFAEESPNLASHAWIDFCSDIEKGIWVSVDITHACLVDSRHIRLAIGRDYYSAAPVKGVRTGGGGEELSAAISITQLP; encoded by the coding sequence ATGCATCTAAAAATTCGCCACCGTACTGAGTATCGCTATGAAACCCCAGTGCGCTACTCTATCCAAGAATTACGCTTGACACCGCCAAACGTTGCTGGTCAACAAGTAGATAAGTGGAGGGTAAGCACGCCCATTAAGGCGTCTAACTCTATAGATACTTTTGGTAATGCTTGTAGCGTCTTTGTCCAAGAGAGCCCTTATACGTCGATGATGATTGAGGCAGAAGGTGAAGTACATACTCGAGATGCATTTGAGGTTCGCGATGAACTCAATGCAGTTTCGCCTTATTACCTGCTGCAGCAGACCAGTCTGACAGAGCCAACAGATGAAATGCTGGAGTATTTCTCATACAGTCTTCCCAAGAAAAATACTGTTGATCAAATTATCAAGCTCGCTGAAGCTGTTCAGGGTTTAATTGTGTATACCCCAGGGCAGACTAACTTTGCTACTACTGCTGCCCAATCCTTTGCTATGAAATCTGGTGTCTGCCAAGATCATTCCCATATTATGTTGAGTCTATGTCGCGCCTCCGGAATACCAGCGCGCTATGTGAGCGGCTATTTTTTCGCCGAAGAATCTCCTAATTTGGCTAGTCACGCTTGGATTGATTTCTGCAGCGATATTGAAAAAGGAATTTGGGTCAGCGTCGATATCACCCATGCCTGCTTGGTTGACTCGAGACATATTCGCTTAGCTATTGGTCGTGACTACTACTCTGCAGCACCGGTCAAAGGTGTTCGTACAGGTGGTGGGGGCGAGGAGCTCAGTGCCGCCATCTCTATTACTCAACTACCCTAA